The genomic segment CACGGCATCCCACCGACCGGCGTTGAGGCCGGGGATGAGGGAGTTCCAGTCGACTTCCTCGATCTTGATCTCGTCGATGCCGAGGTTCGTGAAGATCTGCTCGTGCATGGCGATGGTCGCACCGGTCGCCTCGCCGTCCTCGACCCAGGAGTACGGCTGCTCCGACGCGATCGCCAGAGTGATCGAGCCCTGCTCCTGCGCCTTCTCGAGTGTGCTCATGCCCTCGGTGTCCGCGCCGTCGTTCGCGCTGCAGCCCGCGAGCAGGCCGACGGCCAGGGTGCCGATCGTCGCGGCGGCGACGCCGATTCGTGTCGTTCTCTTCGTCATGATGTCCTCTGGTTCCGTATCGGGTGTGGTTCGCGGGCGCACGGAAGGCGGCCGTTGACCGTGCCCCAGACTAAGGAATGTGTCGGCGGATGTACAGTCAGACGCGCAGATTGTCGACAAGTATGCAAAACCGTGATCTTGCGGCAGACTGAGTTGCCGATCGGACTTCGCATCTGCTCGCGGAGGATCGACAATGAGATGTTCGCGGTTGTCGCGACGGGCTGAAGGGATGAACATGGCCGCACACACTCCGCGTTCGGTGTCGCCGATCTCGATGGTTCGCGTGGCGCGTCCGTCGACCGTCGACCTCATCACCGCCGAGTTGCGCAAGGCGATCTTCACCGGTGCACTGCCGGTCGGCAGTCCGATCGGAGAGGTCGAGATGTCGTCGCAGCTCGGGGTCTCCCGCAGCCCCCTGCGGGAGTCGACGCAGCGCCTCGTCCAGGAAGGGCTGCTCACGGCATCCCCCGGTCGCGGCATGCGCGTGAGCGTGATCGGACCGGAGCATGTCGCCGACGTCTACGACGCCCGTCTCGCGGTCGAGGCGCAGGCTGCGCGCCTGATCATCAAGGCGGGGGCCGCGCCGATCCTCGAGATCCTCGAGCGCGCGTACGCCGACCTCGTCGCGGCGAGCGAGCAGGAGGATGCGGTCGCGATCGGCGACGCGGACATCGCGTTCCACCGGCTGCTCGTGGACTCCGCCGGCAGCCGCCGTCTGTCCCACTACATGGCGACCCTCGCGATCGAGACGCGCATCGCCAGCTTCAGCGACCCGAACGGGTACACCGTGCGGCGCTCGATCTCCGAGACCTACCGTCAGCTGCTCGACGCGCTCGCCGCGGGCGACACCGCGTCGGCCTTCGCCGCCCTCGAGCGCCAGTTCGCCGAGGCGGTGGCCCGGCTCACCGGGCAGGACGCCGACGTCGACACCGTCGAGCGCCCCGTGACCGAGGCGATCCCGACGATGACGCCGATCGAGTTCACCGACGAGAGCTGAGCGTCACTCCGCCGGGACGAGCACAAGGGTGTCGAGCGTCGTCTCGTCGACGGCATCCTTCGAGAACATCCACGGCGTCTGCACGCCCCTCGCCCAGTTCTCCGTCTGGTCGACGTAGTTCGGGTGGAAGGCGTGGCCTGAGGCGCCGGTGAGATGGTTCCAGGAGGATCCGTCGAAGTCGGCGAGGTCGATCACCATCCGCATGGACGGCACGGTGGTCGTGGCGTAGGACTCCCCGAGCATCCAGCCCGTCGCGTTGACGACGGACGCGCCGCCGCCGACCGGATACGGTCCGCGGTTGAACAGCGCTTCGATGGGGGCGATCCCCGAGGAGCCGAGCGTGTCGCTGCGGAGCGTGATGGCGTGCAGGCCGCCCCAGTTCCACCGCGCCGGCACGTCGCCCTGCAGGGCGACGATCTCCTCGTACGCCTGCTCGGCCGAGAGCGCGAGCATGTCCTCCATCGTGTCGACGCCGAGTTGCTCGTTGACCCACAGCGGGTCGGACGGATCGTCCAGCATCGCGTCCACGACGGTGAACAGTCGTCCCTGCCCGCCGTGCGGCAGGGGCTCTGCGCGATTGTCGAAGATGTTCAGCACGAGGTTCGACCACAGCACGTTCGCGTACGCGGCGGCACCGGATCCGGCGTTGTTCTGCGCGTCCCAGGTGCGCAGCAGGGCCAC from the Microbacterium ginsengiterrae genome contains:
- a CDS encoding GntR family transcriptional regulator gives rise to the protein MAAHTPRSVSPISMVRVARPSTVDLITAELRKAIFTGALPVGSPIGEVEMSSQLGVSRSPLRESTQRLVQEGLLTASPGRGMRVSVIGPEHVADVYDARLAVEAQAARLIIKAGAAPILEILERAYADLVAASEQEDAVAIGDADIAFHRLLVDSAGSRRLSHYMATLAIETRIASFSDPNGYTVRRSISETYRQLLDALAAGDTASAFAALERQFAEAVARLTGQDADVDTVERPVTEAIPTMTPIEFTDES